In the uncultured Fretibacterium sp. genome, GCTTCCAGCGATGGCAGTTCACACCGCTGCGGGACAGGGCCTCCTCGTTGCAGCCCATGAAACAGGCATAGGCCCCGAACTTCGTAAAGCGCATCAGGAACATGCCGAGCCCCGCTACGGACAGCGCCGTCAGGGCCGGAGCGCTCACCCCGCCCGGGAGGACGCTCCCCAGGGACAGAAAGGACTCCGGAAAGCCGAAGACGGGGCGTCCGTCCGTCAGCAGCAGGGCCGCTCCACGAAATACCGACATCGTACAAAGAGTCACGATGAAGGGATTCAAGTGCAGGAAGGAGATGAGACACCCATTCAGCACCCCGCTCGTCGAAGCCAGGAGCAGCCCGGCAAAGATGGATGGAAGACAGCCGAATCCCTGTTTCAAAAACAGCGCAGCGACGAGGGAGGAGAGCGCGATGTTGGCTCCTGTGGAGAGGTCGATGCCGGCGGCAGCCACGACGAAGGTCATGCCCATCGACAGAATGATGCCGACGGAGGCCTGATCGATAATGTTCGCGATGTTGCGGCCCGTCCAGAAATACGGAGAGAGCCGACTCAGGCCCAAGGACAGGACCAGCATCCCCATGAGGAGAAAGCAGGGGTTGGGGTTCCCGAGGCCTCGCAGGAAACGCTTCAACACGATTCTTCGTTCCTCTCCGCTCTGCTCATGAGCGCAACGATGCGCTCCGGTGTCAGCTCGCACGCCGGCAAATCCGCCGCAATCTCCCCCTGCCTCAGGACACAGATCCGGTCAGCGACCTCGAACACCGCATTCAGGTTGTGGGAGATCAGGACGATGCCGTACCCTTCCCCAACCAGGCGCTTCAAAAGACGGAGGACCGCCCTGGACTCGACGGGCCCCATGGCCGCAGTCGGCTCATCCATGATCAGGAGCCTTCCGCCCTGCCGGAGAGCCCTCGCAATCGCGACAGCCTGCCTCTGGCCGCCGCTGAGAAGGCGAACCTCGCTGCGGACATCGGGGATCACGACGTCCATCCTCCTCAACAGGGCTTCCGAGGCCTCATCCATCGCCCGTCTGTCAAGAATCGCCCCCCACCGGGTCGGTTCTCCGCCCAGGAATATGTTGGAGGAGACGCTTCCCGTGTCCACCAGCGCGAGGTCCTGATAGACGACGGCAATCCCTTTCCTCAGGGAGAGGGCCGGAGAGAGATTTTCCACGCGCTCCCCGTCCAGCCACAGCTCCCCCTTGTCGGGGCCGAGGACACCCGAGATCATCTTGACCAGCGTCGACTTGCCCGCCCCGTTCGTCCCGACGATCGCCAGGATCTCCCCAAGACGGGCATCGAGCGAGACGTCCCGCAACGCCTCGACGCTGCCGTAACATTTGCCCAGGCCCCGTATCCGCACGAAGGGACCAGCCCCGGAAGTCATGGCGTCCCCATACCTTCGGCGCAGCAACATAGCTTTTTCGAGAGCTCGGCCCAGGACAACGCTTCCTGGAGCGCCTCGTCGATCCCGACCGCGGGGATCGACACCCCCCGATCATGAAGCATCGACATCAGGCATTCCAGGAAAACGCCCCTTCCTTCGACAATGAAGCACTCCGGCAGCGGCTGCATCGATGCCATCTCCCCGCCCGAGTATCCGACGCAGGTCCGATCGACACCGCACGAAGGGCTGCCGTCGACACCGACGATCCCAAGGACCTCGTAATCGTTGCGCAGGTAGTCCTCCATCTGGTCCACAACGTCCTCCAGAAGGGCTCGGCAGTGCCTGCGATACTTGGGGACATCGTACTGTTCCCGCGTCATCCCCCATCGGCGGCATCCCCCGTAGGTCTGTTCGGGGCAGGGAAGCTGCACGACACCGACGCCGTCCCTCAGGAGCCCCTCGACAATAACGGGGATTGCCCCTGGGGTCTGTGCAATACCGGCAACCTTCGCGTTCGCGTTCAAAATACAGTGCGCCAGCACCACTATCTTTCTGCCTCTCTTCACGTCTTCTCCCCTTCCGGACTAGGCTTCGAGGACCCTCTCGAGGCGCCTGGAAAAACAGGCCACCGTCTCCGTCAAAATGTAGTAGATCACCGCCACCGCCAGGTAGATCTCAAAGGCCCTGTAGGTTCGGGTGTAGATGAGCTGCCCGATCCGGGTCAGCTCCATGATGGACAGAACGGAGACAAGGGAGGAGTCCTTGAGAATCGAAGAGAAGGCGTTGACCAGCGCGGGCAGGGCCACGCGCAGCGCTTGGG is a window encoding:
- a CDS encoding ABC transporter permease, translating into MLKRFLRGLGNPNPCFLLMGMLVLSLGLSRLSPYFWTGRNIANIIDQASVGIILSMGMTFVVAAAGIDLSTGANIALSSLVAALFLKQGFGCLPSIFAGLLLASTSGVLNGCLISFLHLNPFIVTLCTMSVFRGAALLLTDGRPVFGFPESFLSLGSVLPGGVSAPALTALSVAGLGMFLMRFTKFGAYACFMGCNEEALSRSGVNCHRWKLAFYAVSGLCSGIAGLILCARLNTAEPLSAVGIEMDVIAAVVLGGTDIRGGRGSAVGSLLACLFLALLRNGFVIVNVSARYQQLLMGLIVLVAVSVSEMRHGRRA
- a CDS encoding ATP-binding cassette domain-containing protein — translated: MTSGAGPFVRIRGLGKCYGSVEALRDVSLDARLGEILAIVGTNGAGKSTLVKMISGVLGPDKGELWLDGERVENLSPALSLRKGIAVVYQDLALVDTGSVSSNIFLGGEPTRWGAILDRRAMDEASEALLRRMDVVIPDVRSEVRLLSGGQRQAVAIARALRQGGRLLIMDEPTAAMGPVESRAVLRLLKRLVGEGYGIVLISHNLNAVFEVADRICVLRQGEIAADLPACELTPERIVALMSRAERNEESC